A DNA window from Microcystis aeruginosa NIES-843 contains the following coding sequences:
- the ribH gene encoding 6,7-dimethyl-8-ribityllumazine synthase — protein sequence MTVFEGNFTEDISSLRFAIVIGRFNDLVTDKLLSGCQDCLKRHGVDVNPDGTQVDYIWVPGSFEVPMVARQVALSHRYDAVICLGAIIRGQTPHFDYVAAEAAKGIAAAAFQTGVPVVFGILTTDTLQQALERAGIKSNLGWNYGLSALEMASLMRQLRPRNEDKPLELLENNPQQALMEG from the coding sequence ATGACTGTTTTTGAGGGAAATTTTACCGAGGACATATCCTCTTTGCGCTTTGCGATCGTGATTGGTCGTTTTAATGATCTCGTCACTGATAAACTGTTATCAGGCTGTCAAGACTGTCTCAAGCGTCACGGGGTTGATGTCAATCCCGATGGCACCCAAGTCGATTATATCTGGGTACCGGGTAGCTTTGAAGTGCCAATGGTAGCCCGTCAAGTCGCCCTTTCCCACCGTTACGATGCCGTTATTTGTCTAGGGGCAATTATTCGCGGACAAACGCCCCATTTTGACTACGTTGCTGCCGAGGCCGCTAAAGGTATCGCCGCAGCCGCTTTTCAGACCGGTGTTCCCGTTGTCTTCGGTATTCTCACCACTGATACTCTACAACAGGCCCTCGAACGGGCCGGTATTAAAAGTAATTTGGGCTGGAATTATGGCCTATCTGCCCTAGAAATGGCTAGTCTCATGCGTCAATTGCGCCCCCGGAATGAAGATAAACCCCTAGAATTATTGGAAAATAATCCCCAACAGGCACTGATGGAAGGCTAA
- a CDS encoding glutamate-5-semialdehyde dehydrogenase gives MIESSPKTPPTIFKQAYNAFLDLGQFNGNERNRGVIAIANGIKTGFDRILEANTLDLEVSREMAVSEQMIRWLRLTPERLETTVEVLQQLAEASDPLQQVINAAYQLNPSQTYCQRMPLGVIALVYEGFPELAMVAAGFSLKSGNSLIIRGSNASSHSDGVITEIIQEALEDVGLPVDCVSGLPCDSSPSLEELVTQENYVNLIIPYGRPSLIGQVSQLATVPVLRAAMGNCYLYWSPSGDLELARQVIIDSHGSIPDPVNAIEKVLISPHQNSSTLSRLFKSLQEKGFKLRGDTRLAADFPEHLTIATDNDWQRPYLEKKLAFRLVDTLTDAIAWINKYSSGHADCIVTESYRESRQFAMESDSALVYINSSPRFDRNPKQGESVFLGISNQKGQRRGLINLETFTTLKQVVQG, from the coding sequence ATGATCGAAAGTTCCCCCAAAACCCCCCCGACGATCTTTAAGCAAGCATACAATGCTTTTCTGGATCTGGGTCAATTCAATGGCAACGAAAGAAATCGCGGGGTAATCGCGATCGCTAATGGCATTAAAACTGGCTTTGATCGCATTTTAGAAGCCAATACCCTCGATTTAGAGGTCAGTCGAGAGATGGCCGTCTCAGAACAAATGATTCGCTGGTTACGGTTAACTCCCGAACGTTTAGAGACGACGGTGGAGGTATTGCAACAACTAGCGGAAGCATCGGATCCGCTGCAACAGGTAATTAACGCGGCCTATCAACTTAATCCGTCCCAAACCTATTGCCAAAGGATGCCTTTAGGAGTGATTGCCTTAGTCTATGAAGGTTTTCCCGAATTAGCGATGGTAGCGGCGGGATTTTCCCTAAAAAGTGGCAATAGTTTGATTATTCGCGGTTCCAATGCCTCTAGTCATTCCGATGGAGTGATTACGGAAATTATCCAAGAAGCATTGGAAGATGTGGGTTTACCGGTGGATTGTGTTAGTGGTTTACCCTGTGATTCTAGTCCCTCCCTAGAGGAGTTGGTGACGCAGGAAAATTATGTTAATTTGATTATTCCCTACGGTCGCCCTAGTTTAATCGGTCAGGTGAGTCAATTGGCCACGGTTCCCGTTTTGCGCGCGGCCATGGGAAACTGTTATTTGTATTGGTCTCCTAGTGGCGATTTGGAGTTAGCCCGTCAGGTAATTATCGATAGTCATGGCAGCATACCCGATCCGGTTAACGCGATCGAAAAAGTTTTAATTAGTCCCCATCAGAATTCTTCGACTTTAAGTCGTTTGTTTAAAAGTTTGCAGGAAAAAGGCTTTAAATTGCGGGGAGATACCCGATTAGCGGCGGATTTTCCGGAACATTTAACCATTGCTACCGATAATGATTGGCAAAGACCCTATTTAGAAAAAAAGCTGGCCTTTAGGTTAGTGGATACCCTAACTGATGCGATCGCTTGGATTAATAAGTATAGTAGCGGTCATGCCGATTGTATTGTCACCGAATCCTATCGAGAAAGTCGTCAATTCGCCATGGAGTCCGATAGTGCTTTAGTTTATATCAATTCTTCACCCCGATTCGATCGCAATCCCAAACAGGGAGAATCGGTATTTTTGGGCATTTCCAACCAAAAAGGCCAGCGCCGGGGGTTAATCAACCTAGAAACCTTTACCACCCTTAAACAGGTGGTGCAGGGGTAG
- a CDS encoding MlaE family lipid ABC transporter permease subunit, whose amino-acid sequence MKDLLAIFSKELSSWFRRCWLAVLLTGRVFYFLFTRQPDWRVTQEQMVAAGPASLIIAMITAAVIGMIFTIQVAREFQALGAGSMVGGILALALGRELCPIMMAIVVAGRVGSAFAAEIGTMKVTEQIDALYMLKTDPVEYLVLPRLIACCLMVPALSVMALLIGLGSGLLVGQSLYGIANSVFLDSVRGFLGVGDVLSGPVKGVVFGALIAIIGCNWGLTTDGGAKGVGQATTAAVVTMLLAIFVSNLLMTWILFQGSGNSSVLFGQ is encoded by the coding sequence ATGAAGGATTTATTGGCGATTTTTAGCAAGGAATTAAGCTCTTGGTTTCGGCGCTGTTGGTTAGCGGTACTATTGACCGGCAGGGTTTTTTACTTCCTATTCACGCGCCAACCCGATTGGCGCGTCACCCAAGAACAAATGGTAGCAGCTGGGCCTGCCTCGCTGATTATCGCCATGATCACGGCCGCGGTGATCGGGATGATCTTTACGATCCAAGTGGCCCGGGAGTTCCAAGCTTTGGGCGCTGGCAGTATGGTGGGGGGAATTTTGGCCCTTGCTCTCGGTCGGGAACTCTGTCCGATTATGATGGCGATCGTGGTAGCCGGTCGGGTAGGATCGGCTTTTGCGGCGGAAATCGGTACCATGAAGGTGACAGAGCAGATCGACGCACTCTATATGCTCAAAACCGATCCCGTGGAATATCTGGTGCTGCCCCGTTTAATTGCCTGTTGTCTGATGGTTCCCGCTTTGAGTGTTATGGCGTTGCTGATCGGTTTAGGTAGCGGTTTGCTGGTCGGCCAAAGTTTATACGGGATTGCCAATTCAGTTTTTCTCGACTCGGTTCGCGGTTTTCTGGGTGTGGGAGATGTGCTGAGTGGACCGGTTAAAGGGGTGGTTTTTGGGGCTTTAATCGCGATTATCGGCTGTAATTGGGGTTTAACGACCGATGGCGGTGCTAAAGGAGTCGGCCAAGCTACTACCGCGGCCGTAGTCACTATGCTCTTAGCGATTTTTGTATCTAATCTGCTGATGACCTGGATCTTGTTCCAAGGATCTGGCAATAGTTCGGTTTTATTTGGACAGTAA